Proteins encoded by one window of Clostridium cagae:
- a CDS encoding EFR1 family ferrodoxin (N-terminal region resembles flavodoxins. C-terminal ferrodoxin region binds two 4Fe-4S clusters.), whose product MVGIYFSGTGNTRYCVEKFLKELDNDCDMYSIEDKQAISAIEENKDILFAYPIQYSNLAKFVRDFINKNSHLWQDKNIFIIATMGLFSGDGAGLSARLFKKYGANIIGGLHLKMPDCIGDVKALKKTLEANKLVVQQAEAQIKDSVLKLKDGKPTKEGLNIWYHIAGLFGQRLYFYNKTKEYTDKLKIDKDKCVGCGKCVTLCPMKNLKIENKKAVNGKRCTMCYRCISNCPKQSITLIGKEVFEQCSIEKYI is encoded by the coding sequence GTGGTAGGAATTTATTTTAGTGGTACGGGAAATACGAGATATTGTGTTGAAAAATTTTTAAAGGAATTAGATAATGATTGTGATATGTATTCTATAGAGGATAAACAAGCAATTTCAGCAATTGAAGAAAATAAGGATATTCTTTTTGCATATCCCATACAGTATAGTAATCTTGCTAAATTCGTAAGAGATTTTATCAATAAAAATTCACACTTGTGGCAAGACAAAAATATTTTTATAATTGCAACTATGGGGTTGTTCAGTGGAGATGGAGCAGGACTTTCTGCAAGATTATTCAAAAAATATGGGGCAAATATTATAGGTGGATTACATTTGAAAATGCCGGATTGCATTGGAGATGTAAAAGCATTAAAAAAAACATTAGAAGCTAATAAATTAGTTGTTCAGCAGGCAGAAGCCCAAATTAAGGATTCTGTATTAAAGCTGAAAGATGGAAAGCCTACCAAAGAGGGACTAAATATTTGGTATCATATTGCAGGACTATTTGGACAAAGGTTATATTTTTACAATAAAACAAAAGAATATACTGATAAGCTGAAAATTGACAAGGATAAATGTGTGGGATGTGGAAAATGTGTTACTCTCTGCCCTATGAAAAACTTAAAAATAGAAAATAAAAAAGCAGTTAATGGGAAACGATGTACAATGTGTTATCGTTGTATTAGTAATTGTCCCAAGCAATCAATTACGCTCATAGGCAAAGAAGTTTTTGAACAATGCAGCATAGAGAAATATATATAA
- a CDS encoding sugar O-acetyltransferase has protein sequence MSSLEKQSQYILSGNMYNDLTIELVEAREKTVLMTNEYNSSFGKTSEEREAILKKLLKSIGKGVYFEPNFRCEFGFNISIGNNFYANFDCVMLDGGGIEIGDNVLFGPRVGIYTSNHAIDANERVLGGCYAKKVKIGNNVWIGGGVQINQGVSIGDNTIIGSGSVVIKNIPANVIAAGIPCKVIRAITQDDKTGFNG, from the coding sequence ATGAGTAGTTTAGAAAAACAAAGTCAATATATTTTAAGTGGAAATATGTATAATGATCTTACTATAGAATTAGTTGAAGCAAGGGAAAAAACTGTGCTTATGACAAATGAATATAATAGTAGTTTTGGAAAAACATCTGAAGAAAGGGAAGCTATATTAAAAAAATTACTAAAATCAATAGGTAAAGGTGTCTATTTTGAACCAAATTTCAGATGTGAGTTTGGTTTCAATATTTCTATAGGAAATAATTTTTATGCTAATTTTGATTGCGTTATGCTAGATGGCGGTGGTATTGAAATTGGTGATAATGTATTATTTGGACCACGAGTTGGAATCTATACATCAAATCATGCAATAGATGCAAATGAACGTGTTTTAGGTGGCTGTTATGCTAAAAAAGTGAAAATTGGAAATAATGTATGGATTGGTGGAGGTGTTCAGATAAATCAAGGAGTATCTATAGGTGATAATACAATTATTGGTTCTGGAAGTGTAGTCATAAAAAATATTCCAGCCAATGTAATTGCAGCTGGTATACCGTGCAAGGTTATCAGAGCAATAACACAAGATGATAAAACAGGGTTTAATGGTTAA
- a CDS encoding chloramphenicol acetyltransferase: MKLIDIENWKRKDHYNFFRQVDYPHFNICGNIDITKFYKYIKENELPFFISILYASTKTANSIKEFKLRIRGDKVIEHETVNPSFTIITDEEVFSFCRSNYTDNFNEFKTNTLKEIEKVKNNISIEDEPGQDDLLYITSIPWVSFTNITHPIQMNPVDSIPRIAWGKYFEEGGNIKLPISVDVHHALVDGVHIGQYFNIIQEILDNPMKYL; encoded by the coding sequence ATGAAACTTATAGATATAGAAAATTGGAAGAGAAAAGATCATTATAATTTTTTTAGGCAAGTTGATTACCCTCATTTTAATATTTGTGGAAATATTGATATTACAAAGTTTTATAAATATATTAAAGAAAATGAATTGCCATTTTTTATATCGATTTTATACGCTTCTACAAAAACAGCAAATAGCATAAAAGAATTTAAACTTAGAATAAGAGGAGATAAAGTAATTGAACATGAAACTGTAAATCCTTCTTTTACTATAATTACAGATGAGGAAGTGTTTAGTTTTTGTAGATCAAACTACACAGATAACTTTAATGAGTTTAAAACTAATACATTAAAGGAAATTGAAAAGGTGAAAAATAACATTAGTATCGAAGATGAACCAGGACAGGATGATTTATTATATATTACCAGTATTCCATGGGTTTCATTTACTAATATAACTCATCCAATTCAGATGAATCCTGTTGATAGCATACCTAGAATAGCATGGGGTAAATATTTTGAAGAAGGTGGTAATATTAAGTTACCAATTTCTGTGGATGTACATCATGCATTAGTTGATGGGGTACACATTGGACAATATTTTAATATTATTCAAGAAATTTTAGATAATCCTATGAAGTATCTATAA
- a CDS encoding carboxymuconolactone decarboxylase family protein has translation MDDFESILSYYKDELKWNPPFAEALSKYAPDGLKGYLVMRESIQNGHLSKKTRELIFTILDSLDAEVSGAKSHAVAAIEAGLTMEELVEAFVIVTIVKGINVLCKAGVEAIKAAENRFNELNLSEENQQ, from the coding sequence ATGGATGATTTTGAAAGTATACTTAGTTATTATAAAGACGAATTAAAATGGAATCCACCATTTGCTGAAGCATTATCTAAATATGCCCCAGATGGGTTAAAAGGCTATTTAGTTATGCGCGAATCTATTCAAAATGGACATCTATCAAAGAAGACAAGAGAATTGATTTTTACAATATTGGACAGTTTGGATGCTGAGGTTAGTGGTGCAAAATCACATGCAGTAGCTGCTATAGAGGCTGGTTTGACTATGGAAGAGCTGGTTGAAGCTTTTGTAATTGTGACTATTGTTAAGGGCATTAATGTATTATGTAAAGCTGGTGTTGAGGCAATAAAAGCAGCAGAGAATAGATTTAATGAACTGAATTTAAGTGAAGAAAATCAACAATAA
- a CDS encoding alpha/beta hydrolase, translating into MIKQNLKIENIPAILWGNKSDKLFVVVHGNMSNKADDVIVVFAEEAIKAGYQVLSFDLPEHGDRKDEAYVCKVQNCVKDLNIIMKYAQALSNNISVFACSMGAYFSLLAYSNEPLKQCLFLSPVVNMERIINNMMTWFNISEEMLKTKQEIKTPIGETLYWDYYCYVKDYPIELWSKPTSILYGLQDSLCEFEVVSEFAKRFNCNLQVMENGEHYFHTEEQLQFFKQWVKKMFIK; encoded by the coding sequence ATGATAAAACAAAATTTAAAAATAGAAAATATACCTGCAATTTTATGGGGAAACAAATCAGATAAATTGTTTGTAGTAGTACATGGTAATATGTCAAATAAGGCAGATGATGTAATTGTTGTATTTGCGGAAGAAGCAATAAAAGCAGGTTATCAAGTGCTTAGTTTTGATTTGCCTGAACATGGTGATCGTAAAGATGAAGCTTATGTTTGCAAAGTTCAAAACTGTGTTAAAGACCTTAATATTATTATGAAATATGCACAAGCATTATCAAATAATATAAGTGTATTTGCTTGTAGTATGGGAGCATATTTTAGTCTACTAGCATATAGTAATGAACCTCTGAAACAATGTTTATTTCTCTCACCTGTGGTAAATATGGAACGCATAATAAATAATATGATGACATGGTTCAATATAAGTGAAGAAATGTTAAAGACTAAACAAGAAATTAAAACGCCAATTGGTGAAACTTTATATTGGGATTATTATTGCTATGTAAAAGATTATCCTATTGAATTATGGAGTAAACCAACATCAATTTTGTATGGATTACAAGATAGTTTATGTGAGTTTGAGGTAGTGTCTGAATTTGCAAAACGTTTTAATTGTAATTTACAGGTTATGGAGAATGGAGAACACTATTTCCATACTGAAGAACAACTACAATTTTTTAAGCAGTGGGTTAAAAAAATGTTTATTAAATAA
- a CDS encoding DNA topology modulation protein, whose translation MKIAIIGYSGSGKSTLAKMLSEKYNCPILYLDTINFEAEWKERDREKGKVMVEKFMKNDSWVIDGNYTEFYQERRLEEADKIIFMNFPRRVCLKQAYKRYLSSKNQVRESMAEGCMEKFDLEFVKWILIDGRTKKYKMGYQSICNKYKDKMVVCKNRKDVENELKS comes from the coding sequence ATGAAAATAGCGATTATTGGTTATAGTGGTTCTGGAAAATCTACACTTGCAAAGATGTTAAGTGAAAAATATAATTGTCCAATTCTTTACTTGGATACTATAAACTTTGAAGCAGAATGGAAAGAACGCGACAGAGAAAAAGGTAAAGTTATGGTTGAAAAATTTATGAAAAATGATTCCTGGGTTATAGATGGTAATTATACTGAGTTTTATCAAGAAAGAAGATTGGAAGAAGCAGATAAAATAATATTTATGAATTTTCCAAGACGTGTCTGTTTAAAACAGGCATATAAGAGATATTTGAGTTCTAAAAATCAAGTTAGGGAAAGTATGGCTGAAGGCTGCATGGAAAAATTTGATTTGGAATTTGTAAAATGGATTTTAATAGATGGAAGAACTAAAAAATATAAAATGGGATACCAAAGTATTTGCAACAAATACAAAGATAAAATGGTTGTTTGTAAAAATAGGAAAGATGTTGAAAATGAGCTGAAATCTTAA
- a CDS encoding serine hydrolase domain-containing protein, translated as MKKFSKLLALLLATQLILVCGNRIKYVHAAANPSEKINSNYSTVNEKIKEKANTLVEKYGVTSVQYAMMDDGNIISSGNSGVYSKNNNMSITSDTMYGIGSTSKTFTATAIMKLVDMKKIDLDKPIVNYIPEFVMKDERYKEITTRMLLNHSSGLMGTAYSRTMLWDDNDTIAHDKLLQQLKTQRLKAEPGKFSVYCNDGFTLAEILVEKVSGESFTNFVHANITIPLKMDNTKTSQDGFNREKLAKTYSPIAPTIETPPDSANIIGAGGIYSTAQDLCKFGNIFTKNGTLLSSNSVNQMISGEYKNGLWLDNIDNTETIFNYGLGFDGTEIFPFSQYGIKAIAKGGDTLLYHNSTVILPEYNMIAAVSSADGSSLYNEVLACNMLLDALKEKGIIKEIKSDKSFEIPTKTLINDDIKKYEGTYGASGQIINVKMNENGIMAISNTSLLSKVQDREYLYNGNGVFLKQDGSEKITFENKDGKIYLRFDSYIKLPGVGQTAIAQYMGQKLEENKLIAEVNKAWENRNNKKYFNITDKYNSQILSSAPPFIAINFNNGYEMSNKIIDANNSINIIEIPVMAGRDTYDCTFFKESDIEYMKVAENILINQDGLKEISEGNSVCAVEENGYNVWYKINDNLEGKKITVKLPENSGFLVYTKDGVCTNQSALTKNNTATLSGGGYIMFGGEKGSKIDITIE; from the coding sequence ATGAAAAAATTTTCAAAACTGTTAGCATTACTTCTAGCAACGCAACTTATTTTAGTATGTGGAAATAGAATTAAATATGTCCATGCTGCGGCAAATCCATCAGAAAAAATTAATTCTAATTATTCTACTGTAAATGAAAAAATTAAAGAAAAAGCAAACACTCTTGTTGAAAAGTATGGTGTAACAAGTGTGCAATATGCAATGATGGATGATGGTAATATAATATCATCAGGAAATAGTGGCGTGTATAGTAAAAATAACAACATGAGTATAACTAGTGATACCATGTATGGTATTGGTTCAACATCTAAGACTTTTACAGCAACTGCTATAATGAAGTTAGTAGATATGAAAAAAATTGATTTAGACAAGCCTATTGTAAATTATATTCCAGAGTTTGTAATGAAAGATGAGAGATATAAAGAAATAACAACTAGAATGTTACTTAATCATTCATCAGGACTTATGGGGACTGCATATTCAAGAACAATGTTATGGGATGATAATGATACAATCGCGCATGATAAATTATTACAGCAATTAAAAACTCAAAGATTGAAAGCTGAACCAGGTAAATTTTCTGTGTACTGTAATGATGGATTTACACTTGCAGAAATATTGGTTGAAAAGGTAAGTGGAGAAAGCTTTACAAATTTTGTTCATGCAAACATAACAATACCATTAAAAATGGATAATACAAAGACTTCACAAGATGGTTTTAATAGAGAGAAGCTTGCAAAAACTTATAGTCCAATTGCACCTACAATAGAAACACCACCAGACAGTGCAAATATAATTGGTGCAGGTGGTATATATTCAACAGCACAGGATTTATGTAAATTTGGAAATATATTTACAAAGAATGGTACATTACTTTCATCAAACTCTGTTAATCAAATGATAAGTGGTGAATACAAAAATGGTTTGTGGTTAGATAACATAGATAATACTGAAACTATTTTTAATTATGGACTTGGTTTTGATGGAACAGAGATATTTCCATTTAGCCAATATGGTATAAAAGCTATTGCAAAAGGTGGAGATACATTACTTTATCACAATTCTACTGTTATATTACCAGAGTACAATATGATTGCAGCAGTATCTTCAGCAGATGGAAGCAGCTTATATAATGAAGTTTTAGCTTGCAATATGTTACTTGATGCTTTAAAAGAAAAAGGCATTATTAAAGAAATAAAAAGTGATAAATCTTTTGAAATACCAACTAAAACCTTAATAAATGATGATATTAAAAAATATGAAGGAACATATGGGGCATCAGGACAAATTATTAATGTAAAAATGAATGAAAATGGTATAATGGCAATTTCAAATACATCATTATTATCAAAAGTACAAGATAGGGAATATCTTTATAATGGCAACGGAGTATTTTTGAAGCAAGATGGCAGTGAAAAAATCACTTTCGAAAATAAGGATGGTAAGATTTATTTAAGATTTGATTCATATATAAAATTACCAGGAGTGGGACAAACAGCCATAGCACAATATATGGGGCAAAAATTAGAAGAAAACAAGTTAATAGCAGAAGTAAATAAAGCTTGGGAAAATAGAAATAATAAAAAATATTTTAATATAACAGATAAGTATAATTCTCAAATACTTAGCAGTGCACCACCTTTTATCGCTATTAATTTTAATAATGGTTATGAAATGTCTAACAAAATTATAGATGCAAATAATTCTATTAACATTATTGAAATCCCTGTGATGGCAGGACGGGATACTTATGATTGCACTTTCTTTAAAGAAAGTGATATCGAATATATGAAAGTAGCTGAAAATATATTAATTAATCAAGATGGTCTAAAAGAAATATCAGAAGGAAACAGTGTTTGCGCTGTGGAAGAGAATGGATACAATGTATGGTATAAGATTAATGATAATTTAGAAGGAAAAAAGATTACAGTAAAATTACCTGAAAATAGCGGATTTTTAGTATATACAAAAGATGGTGTATGTACAAATCAAAGCGCATTAACTAAAAATAATACTGCAACATTATCAGGTGGTGGTTATATAATGTTTGGTGGTGAAAAAGGTAGCAAAATTGATATTACAATAGAGTAA
- a CDS encoding phospholipase D-like domain-containing protein, protein MNKFKNIKILALMLIFITFVNFNCVAFASTIDNTEIKKENFVGTTENVEAKQENIVDKSEATKVSEENVTGTTENVKVKEENVADKVEDTKVNEENTTGITDNIKINEENVEEKEENTEAKKEDFAMPIDYGFWFDKGSNNKDMIKAYVDLGVNNYEYHKKITLNMHIERENGAVEHYLYYLKHKGNADDGREKWGTDIINIDTNPSWNGEIKNVYITYNVLNDIDNDGKRELCPSKNKYCIATLKDLDKTKLKSNLGVPKVSKDNDYINSNEMDTSLAKTMSHKFKDSIPKTDVYFAPYGNPECRVISEIEKVIQNKQEDPDGFHYIHASYYDINDYRIVDKLIESHDKGVEVVILSDSSHMYTSKTWETEYKKMQQAGIDVVGICRDGFAASNHTKIAIYDGNVVSTGSYNWEYGAAEQNSENVSFFTSKELASVYEQIFQSVAGLGEITYKNDISSKINVYYSQYHNIPKAIYDEIENAKDEVVISMFTLRHLDFTDNGVQKDMIDALIRAQKRGVKVRLVLESNIADEGEYYGTITPNDLTDEWLSENGIDVVKVRTNYHDNKYSTMHHKFAVIDRKTTLTGSANWFSATLVSDDDLIVIRDENTAKKYFGEFVNLRSHYDPKFDATEFPKTKLSFLVSNNNTKFGEKLYVVGSIPELGNWDINNAIELNGDNWPNWKSEDSITLPSGMNFEYKYVVKTASGLIYESGENRQHIVNPINSEETIQESFN, encoded by the coding sequence TTGAATAAATTTAAAAATATTAAAATATTAGCTTTAATGTTGATTTTCATAACATTTGTTAATTTTAATTGTGTTGCATTTGCAAGTACAATTGATAATACTGAAATAAAGAAAGAAAATTTTGTAGGTACAACTGAGAATGTTGAAGCAAAACAAGAAAATATAGTAGATAAATCTGAAGCAACTAAAGTAAGCGAAGAAAATGTTACAGGTACAACTGAGAATGTTAAAGTAAAAGAAGAAAATGTAGCAGATAAAGTTGAAGATACTAAAGTAAATGAGGAAAATACTACAGGTATAACTGATAATATTAAAATAAATGAAGAAAATGTAGAAGAAAAAGAGGAGAATACTGAAGCAAAAAAAGAAGATTTTGCAATGCCAATAGATTATGGATTTTGGTTTGATAAAGGTAGTAACAATAAAGATATGATTAAAGCCTATGTAGATTTAGGTGTAAATAACTATGAATATCATAAAAAAATTACTCTTAATATGCATATAGAGAGAGAAAATGGAGCTGTTGAACATTATTTATATTACTTAAAACATAAGGGTAATGCAGATGATGGCAGAGAAAAATGGGGAACTGATATAATAAATATTGATACTAATCCTAGTTGGAATGGTGAAATAAAAAATGTTTATATTACATACAATGTTTTAAACGATATAGATAATGATGGAAAAAGAGAACTATGTCCTTCAAAAAATAAATATTGTATTGCAACTTTAAAAGACTTAGATAAAACAAAATTGAAAAGCAACCTTGGCGTTCCTAAAGTTTCAAAAGATAATGATTATATAAATTCTAATGAAATGGATACATCTCTAGCAAAAACTATGTCTCATAAATTTAAAGATTCTATTCCAAAAACAGATGTATATTTTGCACCTTATGGTAATCCAGAATGTAGAGTTATTTCTGAAATTGAAAAAGTAATACAAAATAAGCAAGAAGATCCAGATGGATTTCATTATATACATGCTTCTTATTATGATATAAATGATTATAGAATTGTTGATAAACTAATAGAATCTCATGATAAAGGTGTAGAAGTTGTGATATTAAGTGATTCTAGCCACATGTATACATCAAAAACATGGGAAACTGAATATAAAAAAATGCAACAAGCAGGAATTGATGTTGTAGGAATATGTAGAGACGGATTTGCAGCTTCAAACCACACTAAAATCGCAATATATGATGGTAATGTTGTATCTACTGGTTCTTATAATTGGGAGTATGGAGCAGCTGAACAAAATTCTGAAAATGTATCTTTTTTCACTTCGAAAGAATTAGCTTCTGTTTATGAGCAAATTTTTCAAAGTGTTGCTGGATTAGGAGAAATTACATATAAAAATGATATTTCAAGCAAAATTAATGTCTACTATTCTCAATACCATAATATTCCCAAAGCTATTTATGATGAAATTGAAAATGCAAAAGATGAAGTGGTTATATCAATGTTCACATTACGCCACTTAGACTTTACTGATAATGGTGTACAAAAGGATATGATTGATGCCTTAATAAGAGCTCAAAAAAGAGGTGTAAAAGTCCGTTTGGTATTAGAAAGTAACATTGCAGACGAAGGAGAATATTATGGAACAATAACACCAAATGACTTAACAGATGAATGGCTTTCAGAAAATGGAATAGATGTAGTTAAAGTTCGCACTAATTATCATGATAATAAATATTCTACTATGCACCATAAATTTGCTGTTATAGATAGAAAAACTACACTTACAGGTTCTGCAAATTGGTTTTCAGCTACATTAGTTTCAGATGATGATCTTATTGTTATAAGAGATGAAAATACTGCAAAAAAATATTTTGGTGAATTTGTTAATTTAAGAAGCCATTATGATCCTAAATTTGATGCGACAGAATTCCCTAAAACTAAATTAAGTTTTTTGGTATCTAACAATAATACAAAATTCGGTGAAAAGCTATACGTAGTAGGTAGTATCCCTGAACTTGGAAATTGGGATATAAACAACGCAATTGAATTGAATGGTGATAACTGGCCAAATTGGAAATCAGAAGATAGCATAACACTTCCTTCTGGAATGAATTTTGAGTACAAATATGTTGTTAAAACTGCATCAGGTTTAATTTATGAATCAGGAGAAAATAGACAACACATTGTAAATCCTATTAATTCTGAAGAAACTATACAAGAAAGCTTTAATTAA
- a CDS encoding phospholipase D-like domain-containing protein, with the protein MKKNKILCCITSVLITFNMFVSTQFTTTAEASCITNQSTTTAGANYLINQERLEESTLDAEVSFSPFDNQVEKVIKVLDEAQDEVVIAHYNARLTPILSKLVDLSKKGVKIKVVVDKDNALKEWNVGDDYLEENGIEVIRSKPEKTIGTTNYSIMHLKSVVIDKKTVMTGSLNWNATAAYCNDENMVVIRNEQVAEIYRNQILQLFEKKPFEIEKDQDSDIASIHFSPEQGLSGFIQKQIDKANESIEVSMFTFTEKYISKSLLNAAKRGVKVKVIMEKKQCDFSKVDEALENQPNVELHRVGNTLSQFSAMHQKYCVIDDKTVITGSANWTASGTKFNDEDILILSNRDIAKKYHQNFLDLIHVYEGISSTFEGEEIREKAPVLFHANCSSTQPGDKVVVVGNVPELGDWNVENGLVMSTSDDLFPDWFVKADIDPGVSIEYKYVILRENGDAEWEDGSNRNLDIPDTARASEISGTYGNTADNWTPAQNNKTTNNNPQED; encoded by the coding sequence ATGAAAAAAAATAAAATATTGTGTTGTATAACATCTGTTTTAATAACATTTAATATGTTTGTTTCAACGCAATTTACAACTACTGCAGAAGCTAGTTGTATAACTAATCAAAGTACCACTACGGCAGGTGCAAATTATTTAATTAATCAAGAGCGTTTAGAAGAATCGACTTTAGATGCTGAGGTGTCTTTCTCACCTTTTGATAATCAAGTAGAAAAAGTAATTAAAGTTTTAGATGAAGCACAAGATGAGGTAGTTATTGCACATTATAATGCACGTTTAACACCAATATTATCTAAACTTGTCGATTTATCAAAAAAAGGAGTAAAGATTAAGGTAGTAGTGGACAAGGATAATGCACTTAAAGAATGGAATGTAGGTGATGATTATCTAGAAGAAAATGGGATAGAAGTTATAAGGTCTAAGCCTGAAAAGACAATAGGAACTACAAATTATTCAATAATGCATTTGAAATCAGTTGTAATAGATAAAAAAACTGTTATGACTGGGTCACTTAATTGGAATGCTACAGCTGCATATTGTAATGATGAAAATATGGTTGTTATAAGAAATGAACAAGTAGCTGAAATTTATAGAAATCAAATTCTTCAATTATTTGAAAAAAAGCCTTTTGAAATAGAAAAGGATCAAGATAGTGATATAGCATCTATTCATTTTTCACCTGAACAAGGATTATCAGGATTTATTCAAAAGCAAATAGATAAAGCAAATGAATCTATTGAAGTTTCAATGTTTACATTTACGGAAAAATATATAAGTAAGAGCTTATTAAATGCAGCAAAAAGAGGGGTTAAAGTAAAAGTAATAATGGAAAAGAAACAGTGTGATTTTTCTAAAGTAGATGAAGCATTAGAAAATCAACCAAATGTAGAGTTACATAGAGTTGGTAATACATTATCGCAATTTTCTGCCATGCATCAAAAATATTGTGTAATTGATGATAAAACAGTTATAACAGGTTCTGCTAACTGGACAGCATCTGGTACAAAATTTAATGATGAAGATATTTTAATTTTAAGTAATAGAGATATTGCTAAGAAATATCATCAAAATTTTTTGGATTTAATACATGTTTACGAAGGCATATCCTCTACTTTTGAAGGTGAAGAAATTCGTGAAAAAGCACCTGTATTATTCCATGCCAACTGTTCATCAACACAACCTGGAGATAAAGTTGTTGTAGTTGGAAATGTTCCAGAACTAGGTGATTGGAATGTAGAAAATGGATTGGTAATGTCAACTTCTGATGATTTATTTCCTGATTGGTTTGTTAAGGCTGATATTGATCCAGGAGTTAGTATTGAATATAAATATGTAATATTAAGAGAAAATGGTGACGCTGAATGGGAAGATGGATCAAATCGTAACTTAGATATTCCAGATACAGCAAGAGCATCAGAAATAAGTGGAACATATGGAAATACTGCTGATAACTGGACCCCAGCACAAAATAATAAAACTACAAATAATAATCCTCAAGAAGACTAA
- a CDS encoding flavodoxin domain-containing protein, with amino-acid sequence MNKTVVVYQSKYGSTKKYAEWISEELSCDLFERKNITPNQLEYYETIIYGGGLYAGGVSGIKLITKSFEQLKNKDIIIFTCGLADPKDEINVKGIREGLNKVLPEEIKDTIKIFHLRGAIDYSKLGIVHKYMMSMLYKITLKKNYESLREEEKEMIDTYGKVANFMDKETINPIVLYAKNL; translated from the coding sequence ATGAATAAAACAGTAGTTGTATATCAATCAAAATATGGTAGTACTAAAAAATATGCGGAGTGGATTTCAGAAGAATTGTCATGTGATTTGTTTGAAAGAAAAAATATTACACCAAATCAACTAGAATATTACGAAACTATCATATATGGTGGAGGTCTATATGCTGGGGGAGTAAGTGGAATAAAATTAATTACGAAATCATTTGAACAATTAAAAAATAAAGATATTATTATATTTACTTGTGGATTAGCTGATCCTAAGGATGAGATTAATGTAAAAGGTATAAGAGAAGGATTAAATAAAGTTCTTCCAGAAGAAATTAAAGATACAATTAAGATTTTTCATTTGCGTGGGGCAATTGATTATTCAAAACTAGGAATTGTACACAAATATATGATGTCAATGTTGTATAAAATCACATTAAAAAAGAACTATGAATCGCTGAGAGAAGAGGAGAAAGAAATGATTGATACTTATGGAAAGGTAGCGAACTTTATGGATAAAGAGACAATTAATCCAATTGTATTGTATGCTAAAAATTTATGA
- a CDS encoding GNAT family N-acetyltransferase, translated as MEIRLERFNYEEIPQLISWIPNKEFLLQWAGSSYTFELLEKQLQSGINNMLEKTPANLMFSAKLIESNETVGHIQLMRIDRVNMSARIGRVLVGGKENRNKGIGLQIINEILDTAFNKLNLHRIDLGVFDFNVSAITCYKKAGFNIEGSFRECRKINEQYWSLLNMSILENEYRNLK; from the coding sequence ATGGAAATAAGGCTTGAAAGATTTAACTATGAAGAAATTCCACAATTAATTTCATGGATTCCTAATAAAGAATTCTTGCTTCAATGGGCAGGTTCGTCATATACATTTGAATTGCTTGAAAAACAACTTCAAAGTGGAATAAACAATATGCTCGAGAAAACTCCAGCAAACTTAATGTTTAGTGCTAAGCTAATTGAAAGCAATGAAACAGTAGGGCATATCCAGCTAATGAGAATAGATAGAGTAAATATGTCAGCTCGAATAGGTAGAGTACTTGTAGGAGGAAAAGAAAATAGAAATAAAGGAATAGGATTGCAAATAATTAATGAAATTTTGGATACTGCATTTAATAAATTAAATCTTCATAGGATTGATTTAGGGGTATTCGATTTTAATGTATCGGCAATTACGTGTTATAAAAAAGCGGGATTTAATATTGAAGGAAGTTTTAGAGAATGTAGAAAAATAAATGAACAATACTGGTCATTACTCAACATGAGCATTCTTGAAAATGAGTATAGAAATTTAAAATAA